From the Ensifer adhaerens genome, the window GATGTCTCGCGGCTGATCGTTGCCTCGACGGAGCTGCCCGTTTCCGTCGATTTCGAAGGCGCCTACTCCGAAGATCCGGCAACCGGCGCTGCCAACGTCTCGCGCATCCTCGACGTCGGCGCCATCGGCATCAACTTCGAGGACCAAGTGGTCGGCAAGGGCGGCGTGTATGCCGTCGAAAAACAGGCGGCGCGCATCCGTGCGATACGCGAAATGGCCGACCGGCGGGGCATCCCGCTCTTCATCAACGCCCGTACCGACCTGTTCCTGCAGGAAGGTGATGAGTCGCGGCACGCTGGCCTTGTCGACGAGGCGATCGCGCGCGGCAAGGCCTTTGCCGAAGCCGGTGCCAACGGCTTCTTCGTGCCGTGGCTGGTTGATGAGGGCCTGATCGCCAAGGTCTGCGCCGCCTCGAACCTGCCGGTCAACATCATGATGCGCCCGGCCGCACCAGACCTGAAGTCGCTCGCCCGAGCCGGGGTCTCGCGCGTCAGTTATGGTCCTGGCCCCTATCGGGCGATGATGGAAAAGCTGAATGCCGCGGCGACGGAGATCTATTCGCATCGCTAGAGCCCAGGGCTGGGCGTGCCGTGCGGAGCATGGCGCGCCATCTTACCGCGAAATCGTACGGTTTCGGCCACAGCCTGGAAGCGAAATTTCCGCAATCTTCAGTTTTATCGTGTCTCTGACTGGGGCCCTTCCGGACATAGAGACACGCTATGAAGATTGTCCTTCTCAATCCACCGCATACGGCGATCGGGAGCCGCATTCCCGACGACCATCTTCCGCCGCTTGGCCTCCTCGCAGTTGGTGGACCGCTGATCGACGACGGCCACGAGGTGCGGCTGATCGATTGTGAGTTCGGGCCGTTGAGCTTTGCCCAAATTCTCGAACGGGTGCTCGCACATCGGCCGGAACTCGTTCTGATCGGTCATTCCGGCTCGACATCCGCGCATCCGACTGCCAGCCGCATCGCCAGAGAGATCAAGGCAGCCATGCCGTCGGTTCGGATTGTCTATGGCGGGGTCTTCCCGACATACCATTGGCGTGACGTCCTGAGTGAAACGGATGTCTTCGATTACATCGTGCGGGGAGAGGGTGAAGAGTCCGTACGGCGGCTCGTTCGTGCCTTGTCCTCCTCAGGATCGTTCAGCGACGTTCCCGGCATTGCCTATCGTGAAGACGACGGCGTGCCTGTTGCCACCAGGCCTGCAGAGGCGATCGCGGACCTCGACGCTTACCGCATCGGTTGGGAATTGATCGATCACCAAGACTACAGCTATTGGGGCGGAAAACGAGCCGTTGTCTTGCAGTTCTCGCGCGGGTGTCCCCATCTTTGCAATTACTGTGGCCAGCGTGGCTTCTGGACACGCTGGCGCCACCGCGCCCCGGTTGCCTTCGCGAAGGAGATCGCGCGCGTTCATCGCGAACAGGGCGTTGAACTGATCAATCTTGCCGACGAAAACCCGACCTCGTCACCCAAGGCTTGGATTGCATTTCTGAACGCGATGATCGCCGAAAACGTACCGGTGCAGATCGTGGGCTCGACACGCGCCGACGATATCGTGCGCGACGCCGATATCTTGCATCTCTACCGCAAAGCCGGCGTCGTCCTTTGGTTGCTCGGTATGGAAAACACTGATGACGCGACCCTGAAGCTGATCAAGAAAGGCGGAACCGTCACCAGCGACAGGCAGGCGCTCGCACTTCTGCGCAAGCACGATATCCTGTCGATGGCGACATGGGTCGTCGGCTTCGAGGAGGAGCGCCTGAGTGATCTTTGGCGAGGCTTCCGGCAACTGCTTTCCTATGATCCGGACCAGATCCAGGCCCTGTATGTGACGCCGCACCGGTGGACGCCGTTCTTCGGCCTGGCGAAGGGCCGGACGGTTATCGAACCCGACATTCGGAAGTGGGATTACAAGCATCAGGTGTTGAAGACGAAGCACCTGCATCCGGTTGTGCTGTTCTGTTGCGTCAAGCTGATCGAGGTTGCGATCCAGGTGCGGCCGAAAGCGTTGACGCGCATCTTCCTTCATCGTGACCGGCAGCAGCGCCACGCCATGCGCTGGTATACCCGCATGGGGCGGAGGGTCTGGTTCCATGAACTCTACGAGTTCATGTTCCGACGCCGCCATCTCGATGCGGGGCCTTCACTTCAGGCATTCTGGGGAGCGCCACAGGAGGCGGAAGAAGAAAGCATGCTGCCGCCGCACAGACGGCGCCCAAATAAAATGGCCGCCGCCTAGAGGAATTCCGGGGAACGGATGCTTCCGCGCCCGGAATGGCATGGTTTGAGCTGCATGGTGCTGGATCACTCCATCGCTCGCTGAAGCGATGGAGTGATCGCGTAATCAGGGCACGATCAGCGTGCCGGCGCCGCGTTCGGTGAAGATTTCGAGCAGCACCGAGTGGGCCGTCTTGCCGTTGAGGATGACGACGCCTTGCACGCCGGCCTTGATCGCGTCGATGCAGGTCTCGACCTTCGGGATCATGCCGCCGGAAATCGTGCCGTCGGCGATCAATGCGCGGGCCTGGGAAACCGAAAGTTCCTTGATCAGGTTGCCCTGCTTGTCGAGAACGCCCGGAACGTCGGTCAGGAACAGGAGGCGCGTGGCGTTGAGTGCACCGGCGATGGCACCGGCGAAGGTGTCGGCGTTGATGTTGTAGGTGTGGCCGTCACGACCAGGCGCCACCGGTGCGATGACCGGGATCATCTCCGAGCGGGCGAGCAGATCGATCAGCGTGCGGTCGACTTCGACGACTTCGCCGACGAAGCCGAGATCGAGCACGCGCTCGATGTTGCTATCCGGATCCTTGATGGTCTTGCGCGCCTTTTCGGCAAAGACCATGTTGCCGTCCTTGCCGCAAAGGCCGATCGCCCATTCGCCCGTCTGGTTGATGAGCGCCACGATCTCCTTGTTGATCGAGCCGGCGAGAACCATCTCGACGATCTCGACCGTCTTTTCGTCGGTGACGCGCAGGCCGCCTTCGAACTTCGATTCGATGCCCATCTTCGTCAGCATCGCGCCAATCTGCGGGCCGCCGCCGTGCACGACGATCGGGTTGACGCCCGACTGCTTCAGAAGCGCGATGTCGCTGGCAAAGGCGCGCCCAAGCTCGCTGTTGCCCATGGCGTGGCCGCCATATTTGACGACAATCGTCTTGTTCTCGTAGCGCTGCATATAGGGCAGGGCCTGGGTGAGCAGGCGTGCCTGGATTTCACTTTCATTGGCGGACATGGCGTACCCTCGAAAAATACCGGCTGCTGTTTAGCGCAAGTTCCGGACCGATGGAATGATCGGCGAGCAAGATAAAGCCGGAATGACAGGGCTGGTGCTCGGCGCATCGTGCCCTACCTTGCCGACAGGTGTAAACCAGCAGGGAACGTGATTGACGAAGCCCGCGATTTGTCTGATCCTGCTGCGGATCCGGAAAAATTGGCGGTTTTCAAGCGCAAGGGGCAGGTGGATCGATGCCTGCATGGAGGAGCTTGAAGGACCGCAACACTGTGTGGCGGAGGTCTTTTTCACCGGGAACCGGAGGAGTCTTCGTCGCCGCTGAACACGATGCGGTCTTGGTTGAGGCGTAGCCTCATGAAGGTACGAGAGCGTAGGGAGCGATGACAGCACCAACCCCAGAGGGCCGGGATTTCCGCCGCGACGAAGTGATCGCCGGGGAATATGTTCTTGGCGTTCTGTCCGCCGATGATCGCCGCAAGGTCGAGGCTCGCCTTGTCTCCGATCGCAACTTTGCCGCCATGGTCGACCGTTGGCAGAGCAACCTGTCTTCCTTCAATGAAGCCTACGAGGTGCTTGCTCCGCCGCCCCGAATGCTTTCCGCCAGCGAGCGGCGGTTTCTTGAACAGTCGCGACCCGCACCAATGGGGCCGCCGCGCGGAGGACTTTGGCGTTCGCTGCCGCTGTGGCGCGGTCTCGCGCTGGCTTCGCTCGCAACGCTGACGGTGATCGGCGCATCCATGGCCGGCCTATTCGACGCGCCGACGACCAAGGCGTCGCTGGTGGCCGAATTATCAGGCAAGGCCAACGGCGCGATCGATCTCGTCGCCCGTTTCGATCGGGTTACGGGTCATCTGAAAGTGACGCCGATCGCTACCGTCCAGCCCGAGCAGAAGTCCCTTGAACTCTGGCTGGTCAACGGCAGCAATCCTGCGATCTCGCTTGGCGTGCTGCCGCAGACGGGTGAGGGCGAAATCGCCGTGCCCTCCCTGTACCAGCAACGAATGTCCGCCGGTTCGGTCTTCGCTGTCAGCGTCGAGGCCTCTGGAGGATCGCCGACCGGGCAGCCGACCGGGCCGTTTATTGCACTCGGCAAGGCGCGAAAGTTCTGATCTCGATCACAGGGGCCGAAGGAGGTTCCATGATCAGCAGGCGTGTGTTCTTGATGGCAGGTACCGCGTTCGCCGCAGCCGCGGCAATCCGCGGCCTTGCTCCTTTTGCCTGGGCGAGCGCGACACAGACCTTCGAGATCGTCAAGACAGATGCGGAGTGGCGGGCGATCCTGACGGACGACCAGTATCGGATCCTGCGGCACGAGGACACGGAGCGCCCCTTCACCAGCGCCCTCAATCACGAAAAGCGCGAGGGTGTCTTTCGATGCGCCGGCTGTGCGCTTCCGCTCTATTCGTCCGAGGCGAAGTATGACAGCGGCACAGGCTGGCCGAGCTTCTGGCAGTCGCTGCCCGGTGCCGTGGCGACGCGAGATGATACGTCCCTGCTCATGACCCGCACGGAGTGCCATTGCCGCCGCTGCGGCGGACACCTGGGCCATATCTTCGACGACGGCCCGCCACCGACCGGCAAGCGCCATTGCATCAATGGCCTGGCGCTTGCCTTCGTACCGGCGGCCAAATCAAGCTAGCCACTGCCGGCTGGAGCGCCTTGCATCCGGTGTTTCCCGGGGCTTAGAACGACCCGGCCGGCGGCGAGGCTGCCGCGGCACCGGAGAGTGCCGCTTGCAGCTTCTGCTCCTGCTCTGGCGAAAGCGACGTCTTCAGGACACGGCCACGCAGGTCCGGGAATTCGGCGAGCACCTTCTCGGGCTGTACCTTGCGCACGAGGATGAACAGCGCCGAGGAATTGTTCGGGATGGTGTTGCCGAGCGATTTTATGAACTCGTCGTCGATGCCGTAGTCGGCCAGCGAGCCGGAGAGAGCGCCGGCACCGGCGCCGAGGGCGCCGCCGATCGCAAAGCCTGCCAGCGGGTTGAGGAAGAGAAGGCCGACGAGCCCGCCCCAGATCGAACCGGAGAGCAGCCCGGACGTCGCGCCGACGGCGGTCAGGTTCAGGCTCTGCTTCAGATGAACCTTGCCTTCCGTGTCGCGCACGACGACGACCGCGTCCTCAAGGTCGATCAGGTATTCCTTCTTCAGCCCGGCAAGCCGGACCAGAACCTTATCGGCTTCCTCGGGGGAATCGAACCCGACAACGATCAAATCGGACATGTCTCTCTCCTATCTCTGGCCACGCCACCGAACTGGACGCAACGCAGAGATAGAGCGGATTGCATGTCGGGGTAGTGACAGAGATCAAAGACTTTGAGGTGATCGGTCTTGTCGGGAGCGAGCAACTCGGGCCGCGCTTCGAACGAAAGTCGGAATTACCCTAGCGCGTGATCGCAGTGTTGATCGCGGCGCGCAAGTCCTCGATGCCGTCGCCCTTTTCCGAAGATGTCGAGAGAACCTCCGGGAAGGCCGCCGGGTGCTTCTTGATCTTCTCGAGCGTCTCGGCGATCAGCCTCGGCACGCCGGCTGCCTTGATCTTGTCGGTCTTGGTCAGGACGATCTGGTAGGAGACAGCCGCCTTGTCGAGCAGTGCGAGCACGTCTTCATCGTTCTTCTTGATGCCGTGGCGGGAGTCGATCAGCACATACACGCGCTTCAGCGTCGAGCGGCCGCGCAGATAATCGAACACCAGCTTGGTCCAGGCGTCGACCTGTTCCTTCGGCGCCTGGGCATAGCCGTAACCGGGCATGTCAACGAGCGCCATAGGTGGCAGGTCGTCGGCCTCGCCGGAATAGCCGTCCGGCACGAAATAGTTGAGTTCCTGCGTGCGGCCCGGCGTGTTCGACGTTCTCGCCAGTCCCTTATGTCCGACCAGAGCGTTGATCAGCGACGACTTGCCGACATTCGAGCGGCCGGCAAAGGCGATCTCCAGCGGGCCCTCGGGCGGAAGGAACTTCATTGCAGGCACGCCGCGAATGAAAATCCACGGCCGGCCGAACAGCGGCTTGTCGTCTTTGGTTCTGGTTTCGGCCATCGGCGGTCGGTCCTTCATCGAGAAAGCTCATGGCTTCCCGGTTTTGGCCGTGGATGTCAAGGCGTCGGCGTGCGGACCGGTCGTGTCGGGATGGTTTGCACCCGCCGGAACTCGTTGAGCAGGTAGGCAAGCAGCGCCAGAAAGATGAAGGCGCCGCCGATGATCGTCCGGCCGCTCGGCACTTCACCGTGGATGATCGCGACCCAGAGCGGACCGAGCACGGTTTCCGCCGTGCCGAGCAGGGCGGCGAGCGCCGAGGGTACAAGCCGGGCTCCGGTGACGAAGAGCGCCATGCCAAGCCCAAGGTTGAAGGCGCCAAAGACGAAGAGCAGGGCGAGCTCGCCTGAGGTCACCGCAAGTCCGGACGATTGGCTTGCCGCAATGGCGCTGGCGGCGAAGCAGCCGAAACACGTAGCCGGCGTCATCCGCACATGCGGATAGCGGCGGGTGATGACGGTCGCCAGCGCGAAGACGATGGGGATGAGCAGCGCCAGCGCATCACCGGCCGGCGAAACACTGCCCGTGAGGCTCTCCGAAACCATGATCGCGACGCCGACGATGACGGCCGTGATCGCGCCCCAGGTGAAGCGCGAGACCCGTTCGCGAAACAGGACCCAGCTCATCAGAGCAGCAAACAGCGGCACGCCGGCGCCAAGCAGCACGACATTGGCGATGGTTGTATAGGAAATGGCGATGATGAAGGAGGTCGAGGCGATGGTGAAGCAGAGCCCGACGGCAATGCCAGGCCAGCCCATGTCCTTGAACAGTGCCAGCGTGCCGCGCGGTCCGTCGCGCACCAGCATGAAGGCCAAAAGAAACAGGCCTGCAAACAGGCAGCGCCAGAAGACGATCGTCCAGCTGTCGGGGATCTCCAGGAAGCGGGCAATGGCCCCTCCGAAACTCCAGAAGAAGGCAGAACCGAAGACAAGCAGGGCGCCAAGCTTCTCGTTGGCAGCGAACGGAGCAGAGGTGGCCGACGGGTCGGTCATGGCAAATTGTCCTGGAGCGGAGGCGCAGTGATTTCAATATCGCCTGATGCCCGTGCTGCGCGCCCGCGTCAACGTCATTGCGTGTCGCGCGATGGCACCGAAACGAAAAAGCCCCGGACCGTGGTCCGGGGCTTTGGGATTGTCGTACCGTCCGGCGTCACTCCGCCGGTTTGGGCTTCTTCGAAAACAGGCTTTTCAGGTTATCGAAGAGTTCGATCTTCACGCCCTGGCGCTTCATGATGATCGACTGCTGGAGCACCGAAAGGGTGTTGTTCCAGGCCCAGTAGATCACGAGGCCGGCCGGGAATGATGCCAGCATGAAGGTGAAGACGACGGGCATCCAGGTGAACAGCATCGCCTGGGTCGGGTCCGGCGGCGTCGGGTTCATGCGCATCTGCACGAACATGGTGACACCCATGATCAGCGGCCAGACGCCGAGATGCAGGAAAGTCGGGCCATCGAACGGCAGCAGGCCGAAGAGGTTGACGATCGTGGTCGGATCCGGCGCCGAAAGGTCGTGGATCCAGCCGAAGAACGGCGCATGGCGCATCTCGATGGTGATGTAGATCACCTTGTAGAGTGCGAAGAACACCGGGATCTGGATGAGGATCGGCCAGCAGCCCGCCAACGGGTTGATCTTCTCTTCCTTGTAGAGCTGCATCATTGCCTGTTGCAGGCCCATGCGGTCGTCGCCGAACTTCTTCTTCAGTTCCTCCATCTTCGGCTGAACCTTCTTCATGTTCGCCATCGATGCGTACTGCTTGTTGGCGAGCGGGAAGAAGAGGCCCTTGACCACGATCGTGGTGATCAGGATCGCGATGCCGAAGTTGCCGAACAGACGGAAGAAGAAATCCATCATTTTGAACATCGGCTTGGTGATGAAGTAGAACCAGCCCCAGTCGATCAGCTTGTCGAAGTTGGGGATCGAATAGGCCACTTCATAATTGTCGACGACGGGGACTTCCTTGGCGCCGGCGAAGATGAGGTTCTTGATCTCGGACGTCTGGCCGGGGGCCACGGTCACGGCGTCGCTCTTGTAGTCGCTCTGATAGCGGGGGCGCCCGTCGGTGAAGTGCGTGAAGCGCGTGTCGTACGGAGTTGCCTGCGGCGGGACGATTGCCGCTGCCCAGTACTTGTCGGTGATGCCGAGCCAGCCGCCGGTCGCCTTGCCGGGTTCGACGGACTTCTCGTCCTCGATCTTGCCGTACTTCAGTTCCTGCAGGCCATGTTCGCCGAGCACGCCGATGAAGCCTTCATGCAGCACGTAGACGCTCGGCGTCGTCGGCTTGTTGAAGCGGGTCACGCGACCATAGGACGAAAGCGCGAGCGGCTCGGCTGTGTCGTTCTTGATGCTGTCGACCACCTGGAACATGTAGTGGTCGTCGACCGAGACCGTACGGGTAAAGGTGACGCCCTTCTCGTTGGTGAAGGTCAGCGTTACCGGGGTCGCTGCGGTCAGCTTGTCGCCGCCCGAAAGCGTCCAGACGGTCTGCGGGCCCGGCACGCTGCCGGTCGCATCGCTGCCGACATAACCGAGTTCGGCGAAGTAGCCGTCGGTCGTCTCGGCAGGGCTGAAGAGCGTGATGACCGGGCTCTGCGGATTGACCGTTTCGCGGTATTCCTTGAGCTTCAGGTCGTCGAAGCGGGCGCCGGTCAGGTTGATGGAACCGGACAGGGCCGGCGTGTCGATCGCAACGCGGGCCGACTTCGCAATCGCCTGGTCGCGGTTTTCACCAGCGCCCGGGATAGCGCCGCCGCCCGGCAGGGTCTGGCCCGGCGTCGCCGGAGTCGGAGTTGCCGACTGCGCCTGTTGCGCCTGCAGGGCTTCCGCGGCGATGCGTTCCTTTTCCATCTTCGGATTGACGTAAAGGAACTGCCAGGCAATGAGGATCAGCACGGACAGGCCAATCGCCACGAAATAGTTGCGGTTTTTTTCCATCATGGTTTCCTGGAACCGGCCGGCGGCCGCTTCTGTTTCGGCTTGTTTTCGATGCGCTCGCCAAGCCCCCGGGTCAAGGCGTCGAAGGGGGCATTCAGGAGATCGCGTCGCGCGACAATCACATAGTCGTGTCCGGGTTTCATTGCAAACCCGGCGGAAAGCCGCACCGCCTCTTTCAGGCGTCGGCGCATCCGGTTTCGCTCGACGGCATTGCCGTGTTTCTTGGTAACGGTGAAGCCGACGCGGGCTTCGCCTTCCGGATCATTGCGGTCGAGCACCTCGAGGAGAAACAGCGGGCCTCTACGGCTTTCTCCTGCCCGAACGGCCAAAAACTGCGGACGGCTTTTCAGCCGCCCGACAGTCGTTTTGTCTTTATCTGACGTCATGTGCCCGGACACTGGTTTCGGGCAACTTCGGCTTAAGCCGAAAGACGCTTGCGGCCACGAGCCCGGCGGGCTGCGAGGACCTTCTGGCCACCCTTGGTAGCCATACGCGAACGGAAGCCGTGACGACGCTTGCGAACAAGCTTGGACGGTTGGTAGGTACGCTTCATTTATTTAATACCGCGGTGTGCGGCCCTTCTTGGGTTTGCGTGTAGCAAGGAGCGTTTACGTTACCGGACACGGCTCCGCCTTGCGGGCAGGAGAGCTTGACCGGACGTGCGCGGCTTATAAGAGGAAATTTCCCGGAAAGTCAATTGCGGCCGGCGATTCAGTGATGGCAGGCCCACAAAAGTGACCGACCCTCCCCGAGAGAGGCCCGGACAGACGCGCAAAAAAGAAAAGGTGGGCATCTAGCCGAGATTGGTAAACAGAACTCTAACCGGCGCTCCCCAGAATGCCGGCTGGCGGCGACGAGCTTTATTAACCACGGCTATTTTAGGGTCGCCCCGGTGCAATGGGGTGGCGGCGTGTCCGATAATCGGACAGGTCTCGCGGCCTTGTGGAGGTCGGGATGAAAATACGCGGTAAGATCAATCTAATCGTCGGCATTATGAGTGTGCTGGCGGTAGCGGTGACCGGCATGTCGCTGGTCGCCGTCAGCAAATACAACGAGAAATTCCACCAGTACGAGAATGTCGCGGCGCGCGCCTTCAACGCGGAACGCCTCAACCGTCTGGTGACCGCAGTCGTCATGGAATCGCGTGGTGTCTACGCCGCCCCGACCATCGAGAAAGCCAAGCCGTTCGCCGAGGGCATTCGCAAGAACCTCGACAAGATCGACACGCTGCTTGCCGAGTGGCGGCCGCTGATCCCCGCCGAATCGAAGGCGTCTTTCGATACGCTCGTCGCTCGCGCCGCGGAGTTCAGGACCTTCCGCGTCGAGACGGCGCGGCTTGGCGAAGAAGTTTCGCCGCAGGCCGCCAACGAGCAGGGCAATACCGACGCCAATCGCGCCAACCGCAAGGCTTTCCAGGAGCAGATCGACGGCGTCGTCGACATCAACCTGAAGACGCTTGAAGTCGTTACGGCTGACACCGCCACCTTCGAGCGTAGCGTGATCATCACCATTCTCGCCATCGCCGGCCTTGGCCTCATCGCCGGCATTGGAGCCGCATTCTACATCGCGACCAACCATTTGAGCCGTCCGATCCTTGAATTGACCGGCAAGATGAAGCAGTTGGCCGGCGGCGATCTCACCGCGGACGTGCCTTTTGTCGGCCGCAAGGACGAGATCGGCGAAATGGCAGAAGCCGTCGAGGTCTTCAAGCAGAACGGCCTTGCCGTCCGCGACCTCAACGCGCAGGAAGCGGTGCTGCGTGAAAAGAGCGCCGACCTCCAGTCGAGCATCGGTGTCGTCGTGGCGGCTGCGGCCGCCGGCGATTTCACCAAGCGTATCGGCAAGAACTATGAGAACGAAGATCTCAACCGGTTCGCCGCCAGCGTCAACGAACTGGTCGGCAGCGTCGATGCCGGTATCGCCGAGACCCGTCGCGTGATCGCGAGCCTGGCCGGTGGTGACCTGACCCAGAGCATGAACGGTCACTACCAGGGCGCCTTCGCCGAGCTGCAGAAGAACGTCAACGAGACGCTCTCGACCCTGCAGAAGACTCTGCGCGAGGTCCGTGTGACGACGGACTCGATCAACGGAAATTCGTCCGAGTTGCGTTCGGCCGCCGACGATCTGTCGAAGCGCACCGAGCAGCAGGCTGCAGCGCTGGAGGAAACTTCGGCCGCACTCGACCAGATCACAGTCGCGGTCAAGAGCTCGACCGAGCGGGCGCAGGAAGCGACCGTCATGGTCAACGAGGCCAAACACAGTGCGGCGCAATCTGCGGCCGTCGTGCGCAATGCCGTCGATGCCATGGGCCGCATTGAGCAGGCCTCGAGCGAGATCGGCCAGATCACCAACGTGATCGACGAAATCGCCTTCCAGACCAACCTGCTGGCGCTGAATGCCGGCGTCGAGGCGGCACGTGCCGGTGATGCGGGCAAGGGTTTTGCCGTCGTCGCCCAGGAAGTGCGCGAGCTGGCGCAGCGTGCGGCAAGTGCTGCCAAGGACATCAAGTCGCTGATCTCGAAGTCGGGCAGCGAAGTGGCGACCGGCGTCCGGCTGGTGCAGGAAACCGGTTCGGCCCTCGGTGAGATCGAGGACCGCGTCTTGAAGATCAACGATCATATCCACTCGATCGCCACGGCGGCGCGCGAGCAGTCGACGGGTCTTAGCGAAGTGAGCACCGCGGTCAACCAGATGGACCAGGTGACCCAGCAGAACGCGGCGATGGTGGAAGAGGCGAATGCCGCCACCCACAAGCTCTCTGCAGAAGCCAACAACCTTGCCAACCTGATTGCCTACTTCAAGGTGGACAATATCGCGGCAAGACCGGTGGTCGTGGCGCGTGAAACCACCCGCCCGGTCGAATCGCCGGCCCGTCGGATGATGGGCAACGTCGCCCGCGCCTTTGGCGGCGGCGGTTCCGCTGCGGCGGTCGCGAAGGACGACTGGCAGGAGTTCTGATCGGCGGCTCGTTCCGCGACGGCATGTTTCCTTGGGTCGTTGCCGACCAAGGGTAAAAGCATGCAGCACTTGAAAGCATGTTTCCCTGAGCCCGCGGCGTCGTCATGGTGCCGCGGGCGTTGTTTTTGGCGGCCTCGAATGTCGGCTGCGGCTGTCGTCACCGCCGGCGCGCGCCGATCCCCGCAGGATTGCCAAATTGTTCCCTGGGTGACTTACACCGATCCGGATTCTGTGCAGGTAGATCCCGAGCGAGGCGGCATTGCGTCGAGGATTTTGCCTTGGTGATGCGAGGGGAGAGAGATGATCGGGATGTGGTTCTCAGCGATTGCCAATGGCGCGACCCCGAAAGACGTCCGCGCCTATGTCGCACTCGGGCGGCTCCCTCCGAGATTGGAAAACAATTCGGCATCTCCTATTATGCGCCCTTCACACGAAGCCCGTTGGCTCGGGCGCTTGTGTAGGGACTCGGGCGTTTTGATCGACGGGCAGGGAAGTTTGTAAGGCATGGCGGAAGAGACGCGTCCGGCAACGGCAAGCGAGCCACTGAAGACGAGCGCGGGGTTCTTCCGGGGCCTTTCCGGCAAGCTGCTCCTGTTGACCATCGTCTTCGTCATGCTCGCGGAAGTGCTGATCTTTGCGCCGTCCGTGGCGACCATGCGCATTCGCTGGCTTGAGGATCGGCTGAACACGGCCGCTGCCGCTGCCGTCGTCGTCGACGGCCTGCAGAATGTCGAGTTGCCGCGCAGCGTCCAGAAGGACACGCTGATGGCGACCGGCACCAAGGCGATCGTTATCCGCCGCAAGGACGCGTCGCGCATGATCGCGCTCACCGACATGCCGCTCGAGATCAAGGGCGAGTACGACGTCGCCAATGCCACCGCCATTGGCGCCATCCGCGATGCCTTCGATACCCTGCTCTTTGGCGGCGATCGCGTGATCCGCGTCTATGGACCGCTCGGGGAAAGCGATGCGACGATCGAGCTCCTGATGAAGGATGCGAGCCTGCGCAAGGCGATGCTCGTCTATTCGCGCAACGTATTTGCCCTGTCGCTTGTCATTTCGCTGATTACCGCGGCGCTGATCTTTCTCGCCATCAACCGCATGCTGATCACGCCCATTCGGCGCATGACGGCAAGCATGCAGGAGTTTTCCGACGACCCGGCCGATCCGGCTCGGGTGCTGGTGCCGCCGGAGGGGCGCGACGAACTTGCCGTCGCCGGCCAGCATCTCGCCAGCATGCAGCGCGAACTGC encodes:
- a CDS encoding anti-sigma factor; the protein is MTAPTPEGRDFRRDEVIAGEYVLGVLSADDRRKVEARLVSDRNFAAMVDRWQSNLSSFNEAYEVLAPPPRMLSASERRFLEQSRPAPMGPPRGGLWRSLPLWRGLALASLATLTVIGASMAGLFDAPTTKASLVAELSGKANGAIDLVARFDRVTGHLKVTPIATVQPEQKSLELWLVNGSNPAISLGVLPQTGEGEIAVPSLYQQRMSAGSVFAVSVEASGGSPTGQPTGPFIALGKARKF
- a CDS encoding DMT family transporter, coding for MTDPSATSAPFAANEKLGALLVFGSAFFWSFGGAIARFLEIPDSWTIVFWRCLFAGLFLLAFMLVRDGPRGTLALFKDMGWPGIAVGLCFTIASTSFIIAISYTTIANVVLLGAGVPLFAALMSWVLFRERVSRFTWGAITAVIVGVAIMVSESLTGSVSPAGDALALLIPIVFALATVITRRYPHVRMTPATCFGCFAASAIAASQSSGLAVTSGELALLFVFGAFNLGLGMALFVTGARLVPSALAALLGTAETVLGPLWVAIIHGEVPSGRTIIGGAFIFLALLAYLLNEFRRVQTIPTRPVRTPTP
- the argB gene encoding acetylglutamate kinase codes for the protein MSANESEIQARLLTQALPYMQRYENKTIVVKYGGHAMGNSELGRAFASDIALLKQSGVNPIVVHGGGPQIGAMLTKMGIESKFEGGLRVTDEKTVEIVEMVLAGSINKEIVALINQTGEWAIGLCGKDGNMVFAEKARKTIKDPDSNIERVLDLGFVGEVVEVDRTLIDLLARSEMIPVIAPVAPGRDGHTYNINADTFAGAIAGALNATRLLFLTDVPGVLDKQGNLIKELSVSQARALIADGTISGGMIPKVETCIDAIKAGVQGVVILNGKTAHSVLLEIFTERGAGTLIVP
- the bchE gene encoding magnesium-protoporphyrin IX monomethyl ester anaerobic oxidative cyclase, which translates into the protein MKIVLLNPPHTAIGSRIPDDHLPPLGLLAVGGPLIDDGHEVRLIDCEFGPLSFAQILERVLAHRPELVLIGHSGSTSAHPTASRIAREIKAAMPSVRIVYGGVFPTYHWRDVLSETDVFDYIVRGEGEESVRRLVRALSSSGSFSDVPGIAYREDDGVPVATRPAEAIADLDAYRIGWELIDHQDYSYWGGKRAVVLQFSRGCPHLCNYCGQRGFWTRWRHRAPVAFAKEIARVHREQGVELINLADENPTSSPKAWIAFLNAMIAENVPVQIVGSTRADDIVRDADILHLYRKAGVVLWLLGMENTDDATLKLIKKGGTVTSDRQALALLRKHDILSMATWVVGFEEERLSDLWRGFRQLLSYDPDQIQALYVTPHRWTPFFGLAKGRTVIEPDIRKWDYKHQVLKTKHLHPVVLFCCVKLIEVAIQVRPKALTRIFLHRDRQQRHAMRWYTRMGRRVWFHELYEFMFRRRHLDAGPSLQAFWGAPQEAEEESMLPPHRRRPNKMAAA
- the yihA gene encoding ribosome biogenesis GTP-binding protein YihA/YsxC; its protein translation is MAETRTKDDKPLFGRPWIFIRGVPAMKFLPPEGPLEIAFAGRSNVGKSSLINALVGHKGLARTSNTPGRTQELNYFVPDGYSGEADDLPPMALVDMPGYGYAQAPKEQVDAWTKLVFDYLRGRSTLKRVYVLIDSRHGIKKNDEDVLALLDKAAVSYQIVLTKTDKIKAAGVPRLIAETLEKIKKHPAAFPEVLSTSSEKGDGIEDLRAAINTAITR
- a CDS encoding isocitrate lyase/PEP mutase family protein, with the protein product MNQKEKALAFAALHRKGDPVVLYNIWDAGSAKAVADAGATALATGSWSVAAAHGFGDGEKVPMTWLADVSRLIVASTELPVSVDFEGAYSEDPATGAANVSRILDVGAIGINFEDQVVGKGGVYAVEKQAARIRAIREMADRRGIPLFINARTDLFLQEGDESRHAGLVDEAIARGKAFAEAGANGFFVPWLVDEGLIAKVCAASNLPVNIMMRPAAPDLKSLARAGVSRVSYGPGPYRAMMEKLNAAATEIYSHR
- the msrB gene encoding peptide-methionine (R)-S-oxide reductase MsrB; amino-acid sequence: MISRRVFLMAGTAFAAAAAIRGLAPFAWASATQTFEIVKTDAEWRAILTDDQYRILRHEDTERPFTSALNHEKREGVFRCAGCALPLYSSEAKYDSGTGWPSFWQSLPGAVATRDDTSLLMTRTECHCRRCGGHLGHIFDDGPPPTGKRHCINGLALAFVPAAKSS
- a CDS encoding DUF1269 domain-containing protein, whose product is MSDLIVVGFDSPEEADKVLVRLAGLKKEYLIDLEDAVVVVRDTEGKVHLKQSLNLTAVGATSGLLSGSIWGGLVGLLFLNPLAGFAIGGALGAGAGALSGSLADYGIDDEFIKSLGNTIPNNSSALFILVRKVQPEKVLAEFPDLRGRVLKTSLSPEQEQKLQAALSGAAAASPPAGSF